The following are encoded in a window of Ranitomeya variabilis isolate aRanVar5 chromosome 8, aRanVar5.hap1, whole genome shotgun sequence genomic DNA:
- the PDE12 gene encoding 2',5'-phosphodiesterase 12, with translation MSGCSGRLVGGVLRLLGRAGSMEKAVVRAVPSEDKLSISLTLSGSQRQLQRDQTEPLSRALARISASATKTKKRKEPPAPGPPVRLFYRGQPVCEAAPNAEAWQDGAELLVGNVLYRVERNPPLCQELALPRHVMAGFPVCPRLRLEFSDPEHSLFTWYRQLQARSGAGDSPGSPAGQQWEEAGQERVFTPAVGDIGLRLKVRCTPGDGQRLGESRELEVAGPVEAGPGACTFDERHLYTQRLTEEPVTRAVSYNLLADVYAQTEHARTVLFPYCAPYALELEYRHCLLRKELSGYRADLLCLQEVDRAVFSDSLAPALEAFGLDGIFRLKDKQHEGLATFYRRSRYRLCSQHDILLGEALTGDPLHQETLQRLAGYPAAKEKMLQRSSALQVSVLESTTDPSRKFCVANTHLYFHPKGGNIRLLQITVALAHIRHVAYELYPGIPIIFCGDFNSTPSTGMYSFVRDGTISENHEDWTSNGEEERCNMSLSHPLKLKSACGEPAYTNYVGGFHGCLDYIFIDSESLEVEQVIPMPSHEEVTSHQALPSVSHPSDHIALICDLRWK, from the exons ATGAGCGGCTGCTCGGGCCGGCTGGTTGGCGGCGTGCTCAGGCTCCTAGGCCGGGCGGGCAGCATGGAGAAGGCGGTGGTGAGGGCCGTCCCGTCCGAGGACAAGCTCAGCATCTCCCTCACCCTGTCCGGCTCCCAGCGGCAGCTGCAGCGGGATCAGACGGAGCCGCTGAGCAGAGCCCTGGCCCGGATCTCCGCCAGCGCCACCAAGACCAAGAAGCGCAAGGAACCTCCGGCTCCGGGGCCCCCGGTGCGGctcttctaccgggggcagccggtGTGTGAGGCCGCCCCCAACGCCGAGGCGTGGCAGGACGGCGCCGAGCTGCTGGTGGGGAACGTGCTGTACCGGGTGGAGAGGAACCCGCCGCTCTGCCAGGAGCTGGCCCTGCCCCGGCACGTCATGGCCGGCTTCCCCGTGTGTCCGCGCCTGCGGCTGGAGTTCTCCGACCCCGAGCACTCGCTCTTCACCTGGTACAGGCAGCTGCAGGCCCGGAGCGGAGCCGGGGACTCTCCTGGGAGCCCTGCCGGGCAGCAGTGGGAGGAGGCCGGCCAGGAGCGGGTCTTCACCCCGGCGGTCGGGGACATCGGGCTGCGGCTGAAGGTGCGCTGTACGCCCGGGGACGGGCAGAGGCTCGGGGAGAGCCGGGAGCTGGAGGTGGCGGGCCCGGTGGAGGCCGGCCCCGGGGCCTGCACGTTCGATGAGCGGCACCTGTACACGCAGCGGCTGACGGAGGAGCCGGTGACCCGGGCCGTGTCCTACAACCTGCTGGCCGACGTGTACGCGCAGACCGAGCACGCCCGCACCGTGCTCTTCCCCTACTGCGCCCCCTACGCCCTGGAGCTGGAGTACCGCCACTGCCTGCTGCGCAAGGAGCTGAGCGGCTACCGCGCCGACCTGCTGTGCCTGCAGGAGGTGGACCGCGCCGTGTTCTCCGACAGCCTGGCCCCGGCGCTGGAGGCCTTCGGGCTGGACGGAATCTTCCGCCTCAAGGACAAGCAGCACGAGGGCCTAGCGACCTTCTACCGCCGGAGCCGCTACCGGCTGTGCAGCCAGCACGACATCCTGCTGGGGGAAGCGCTGACCGGGGACCCGCTGCACCAGGAGACGCTGCAGCGCCTGGCCGGCTATCCGGCCGCCAAGGAGAAGATGCTGCAGAGATCCTCCGCCCTGCAG GTGTCGGTCCTCGAGTCCACGACTGATCCTTCTAGAAAATTCTGTGTGGCCAACACTCATCTCTACTTCCACCCAAAAG gtgGCAACATCCGATTACTGCAAATAACCGTTGCGTTGGCTCACATCCGACACGTGGCGTACGAACTGTACCCCGGCATTCCCATCATCTTCTGTGGAGACTTTAATAGCACCCCTTCCACGGGGATGTACAGTTTTGTAAGAGATGGGACCATCTCGGAGAACCACGAGGACTGGACATCTAACGGAGAGGAGGAACGCTGCAACATGTCTCTCAGCCACCCGCTCAAGCTGAAGAGCGCCTGCGGGGAGCCCGCCTACACCAACTACGTGGGGGGCTTCCACGGCTGCCTGGATTATATATTCATTGACTCCGAAAGTTTAGAAGTGGAACAAGTCATTCCTATGCCAAGTCATGAAGAGGTCACCAGCCACCAGGCGTTACCCAGCGTCTCGCACCCGTCTGACCACATCGCTCTTATATGCGACCTGAGGTGGAAGTAG